The Roseovarius indicus genome has a segment encoding these proteins:
- a CDS encoding formimidoylglutamate deiminase produces MPTIWSKQALTAEGWQRDVAVELDAAGRIASVTAGQPASGERVEILLPAPVNAHSHAFQRAMAGLTERRGPSGSDSFWTWRQLMFRFLDQLTPDHVEAIAAFVQMEMLEAGYGTNVEFHYLHHQPGGVPYDALAEMSGRIAAAAAETGIGLTLLPVHYQYGGCDKRELGPGQIRFGNDPERFARLHEGAGKALAGLPGDSVLGVAPHSLRAVGREDLAGTAKLAGEGPVHMHLAEQVAEVEEVEAAWGKRPVEWVLDQADVDGRWCMIHCTQMQPHETEGLAATGAVAGLCPITESSLGDGIFDGVRWFDAGGKIAIGSDSNIRISLTEELRTLEYSQRLRDRSRAALASGEKSTGRRVFEAMVDGGAQAAGRGTGGIAEGSWGDLLALDGKAVDLQGREGDAILDAYIFAGDDRMVSRVWAAGRPVVEGGRHVKHAEIRDRYAATMAKLSAAL; encoded by the coding sequence ATGCCGACGATTTGGTCGAAACAGGCCCTGACGGCCGAGGGCTGGCAGCGGGACGTGGCGGTGGAGCTTGACGCGGCGGGGCGTATTGCCAGCGTCACGGCCGGGCAGCCGGCCAGTGGCGAACGGGTCGAGATATTGCTGCCAGCGCCGGTCAATGCGCATAGCCACGCGTTTCAGCGGGCGATGGCGGGCCTGACCGAGCGGCGCGGCCCGAGCGGGAGCGACAGTTTCTGGACGTGGCGGCAGCTTATGTTCCGGTTCCTCGATCAGCTGACACCTGATCATGTCGAGGCGATCGCGGCGTTCGTGCAGATGGAGATGCTGGAGGCGGGATACGGGACGAATGTCGAGTTCCACTACCTGCATCACCAGCCGGGCGGGGTGCCCTATGATGCCCTTGCCGAGATGAGTGGACGGATCGCCGCCGCGGCGGCGGAAACCGGGATCGGGCTGACGCTGTTGCCGGTGCATTACCAGTATGGCGGCTGTGACAAGCGGGAGTTGGGGCCGGGGCAGATCAGGTTCGGGAACGATCCGGAGCGGTTTGCGCGGCTGCACGAGGGGGCGGGCAAGGCGCTTGCCGGATTGCCGGGTGATAGCGTGCTGGGCGTTGCGCCGCATAGCTTGCGGGCCGTGGGCCGGGAGGATCTTGCCGGGACCGCGAAGCTGGCCGGAGAGGGGCCGGTGCACATGCACCTGGCCGAGCAGGTGGCCGAGGTCGAGGAGGTCGAGGCGGCCTGGGGCAAGCGGCCGGTGGAATGGGTTCTGGATCAGGCCGACGTAGATGGGCGGTGGTGCATGATCCACTGCACGCAGATGCAGCCGCACGAAACGGAGGGCCTGGCCGCGACCGGGGCCGTGGCGGGGCTGTGCCCGATCACCGAGAGCAGCCTTGGCGACGGGATCTTCGACGGGGTGCGGTGGTTCGATGCCGGCGGCAAGATCGCCATCGGGTCGGACAGCAATATCAGGATTTCGCTGACCGAGGAGCTACGGACGCTGGAATATTCCCAGCGGCTGCGGGACCGGTCGCGGGCGGCGCTGGCGTCCGGGGAAAAGTCGACGGGGCGGCGGGTATTCGAGGCGATGGTCGATGGTGGCGCGCAGGCTGCGGGCCGTGGGACCGGGGGCATTGCCGAGGGAAGCTGGGGCGATCTGCTGGCGCTTGATGGCAAGGCGGTGGATTTGCAGGGGCGTGAGGGGGATGCGATCCTAGACGCCTACATCTTTGCGGGTGATGACCGGATGGTGTCGCGCGTGTGGGCGGCCGGGCGGCCCGTGGTCGAGGGCGGGCGGCATGTGAAACATGCCGAGATTCGCGACCGGTATGCGGCGACGATGGCCAAGCTGAGCGCGGCGCTGTGA
- a CDS encoding SOS response-associated peptidase, which produces MASSGLAGPGGGASIGRMCNLHSNMTTQQAMRQLFDVAAELDGLGNFAPLPAIYPRYSAPVVRPGEGGRRELVSMHWGFLLPQVSKKTGKPIMPKAVNNARDDKVRSSSFWRASFEERRCLIPGTSFCEAKGRNPATYYWFGMDADDPEARPPFAFAGMWRGFRGEYRGEMVEIETHTMITTTPNELVKPVHPDRMPVILDPEDYETWLTGSSDEAAQLMRPFPAEKMRIVRQGEGVKEDPAG; this is translated from the coding sequence ATGGCATCATCCGGGCTTGCCGGGCCGGGCGGCGGTGCTAGCATCGGGCGCATGTGCAACCTGCATTCCAACATGACGACCCAACAGGCGATGCGCCAGTTGTTCGATGTCGCCGCCGAGCTTGACGGGCTGGGCAATTTTGCGCCGCTGCCGGCGATCTACCCGCGATACAGCGCGCCGGTGGTTCGGCCGGGCGAGGGCGGCCGGCGGGAGCTGGTGTCGATGCATTGGGGGTTCCTGCTGCCGCAGGTGTCGAAGAAGACGGGCAAGCCGATCATGCCGAAGGCGGTGAACAATGCGCGCGACGACAAGGTGCGGAGTTCGAGTTTCTGGCGGGCCAGTTTCGAGGAGCGGCGGTGCCTGATCCCGGGCACGTCGTTCTGCGAGGCGAAGGGGCGTAACCCGGCGACATATTACTGGTTCGGGATGGATGCCGACGACCCGGAGGCGCGGCCGCCCTTCGCCTTTGCCGGGATGTGGCGGGGGTTTCGGGGCGAGTACCGAGGCGAGATGGTGGAAATCGAGACGCATACGATGATCACCACCACGCCGAACGAGCTGGTCAAGCCGGTGCATCCCGACCGGATGCCGGTGATCCTCGACCCGGAGGATTACGAGACGTGGCTGACCGGGTCATCTGACGAGGCGGCGCAGTTGATGCGCCCCTTTCCGGCGGAGAAGATGCGGATCGTGCGGCAGGGCGAAGGGGTGAAGGAAGACCCGGCGGGGTGA
- a CDS encoding LysR family transcriptional regulator gives MVAQPQESTPAMPKDGSRITLRQLEIFLAAVENRSFAAAADRLSLSAPAVSMQMSKLGEELGAVLFEKDGRSIQPTDIAHALVPYAREMTTTLSEAVETVKSMQGELDNRLRVAMVSTARNFGPQLLQEFQKTHPGIDLQITIANRRGVIDALESGQADIALMGRPPRRIEVTAHQFARHPYVLISHPDHPLARFRHIRRADLTAHRFLVREAGSGTRMVHEHYFLSEGLALPQAQEMDSNANIKQAVMANMGLAFISAHTIALEHEAGKLTILDAEGMPEWRDWFVLYPKDAKLGAAGRQFRDHIRAKGPAFMQDFFGDALALDQS, from the coding sequence ATGGTTGCGCAACCGCAAGAGAGCACGCCCGCCATGCCGAAAGACGGCTCCAGGATCACCCTGCGCCAGCTCGAGATCTTTCTTGCTGCCGTCGAGAACCGCAGCTTCGCCGCCGCGGCCGACAGGCTGTCGCTGTCCGCCCCCGCCGTCTCCATGCAGATGAGCAAGCTGGGCGAGGAACTCGGCGCCGTCCTCTTCGAAAAAGACGGCCGCTCGATCCAGCCCACCGATATCGCCCACGCCCTCGTGCCTTACGCCCGCGAAATGACAACGACCCTGTCCGAAGCGGTCGAAACGGTGAAATCCATGCAAGGCGAGCTCGACAACCGCCTGCGCGTTGCCATGGTATCGACCGCCCGCAACTTCGGCCCGCAACTGCTGCAGGAGTTCCAGAAAACCCATCCCGGGATCGACCTGCAGATCACCATCGCCAACCGCCGCGGGGTGATCGACGCCCTCGAAAGCGGCCAGGCCGACATCGCCCTCATGGGCCGCCCGCCCCGCCGCATCGAAGTGACGGCGCATCAGTTCGCCCGCCATCCCTACGTGCTTATCAGCCACCCGGACCACCCGCTCGCCCGTTTCCGGCACATCCGCCGCGCCGACCTCACGGCCCACCGCTTCCTCGTGCGCGAAGCCGGCTCCGGCACCCGAATGGTGCATGAACACTACTTCCTCAGCGAAGGCCTCGCCCTGCCACAGGCCCAGGAAATGGACAGCAACGCCAATATCAAGCAGGCGGTGATGGCCAACATGGGCCTTGCCTTCATCTCGGCGCACACCATCGCGCTCGAGCACGAAGCCGGCAAGCTCACCATCCTGGACGCCGAAGGCATGCCGGAATGGCGCGACTGGTTCGTGCTCTATCCGAAAGACGCCAAGCTGGGCGCCGCCGGCCGACAGTTCCGCGACCACATCAGGGCCAAGGGCCCGGCCTTCATGCAAGACTTCTTCGGCGACGCTCTCGCGCTGGATCAGTCGTAA
- the glmS gene encoding methylaspartate mutase subunit S, whose translation MPSTYRIVLGVIGAEQQTVGNCVMAQVLTDHGFDVENIGCCGSRTDLVRAAIETGADAILVSCADGVAETECKSLRETCAANGVSDVLLYLGGGFLAAKGAWDEAEALFLANGFDRVFPPRTNVSRIAAKLRDDIDLRRPGAHLYGAGAFGVAPAVANYD comes from the coding sequence ATGCCTTCGACATACAGGATCGTCCTCGGGGTTATCGGGGCGGAGCAGCAGACGGTTGGCAATTGCGTGATGGCGCAGGTTCTGACCGACCACGGGTTCGACGTTGAGAATATCGGGTGCTGCGGCAGCCGGACCGACCTTGTCAGGGCGGCGATTGAAACGGGGGCGGATGCGATTCTCGTCTCCTGCGCCGACGGGGTGGCGGAGACGGAGTGCAAGTCTTTGCGTGAAACCTGTGCGGCCAACGGCGTAAGCGACGTGCTGCTGTATCTCGGTGGCGGGTTCCTTGCCGCCAAGGGGGCCTGGGACGAGGCCGAGGCGCTGTTTCTTGCAAACGGGTTCGACCGGGTGTTTCCGCCGCGCACGAACGTATCGCGGATTGCGGCGAAGCTGCGGGACGATATCGATCTGCGCCGGCCGGGCGCGCACCTTTACGGGGCCGGCGCCTTTGGCGTGGCACCGGCGGTGGCGAATTACGACTGA
- a CDS encoding GntR family transcriptional regulator, translated as MAEITGAAAIFRVVRERICTLELPFGAVLREVELAKEFGVSRTPVRQALHQLAAFGLVETRNGVGTLVTAGDPDTLADIYQLRIKLAGLIGALATGPCPPEAAGMMRALHDRIAGVPVPPGPRAFWQFNEERHEIVNALIENRELRGLHDLYYFKVAPFWFALYAEAPEREFTLLEREVRETVFWLEQGDMRAVANMQENHTAMAARRVEAGFATAEDEPEIAH; from the coding sequence GTGGCCGAGATCACCGGCGCTGCCGCGATTTTCCGGGTGGTCAGGGAGCGGATCTGTACGCTGGAGCTGCCCTTTGGCGCGGTTCTGCGCGAGGTCGAGTTGGCGAAGGAATTCGGGGTGAGCCGGACGCCGGTGCGGCAGGCGCTGCACCAGTTGGCGGCGTTCGGGCTGGTGGAGACGCGCAACGGGGTGGGCACGCTGGTGACGGCGGGGGACCCGGACACGCTGGCCGATATCTACCAGTTGAGGATCAAGCTGGCGGGGCTGATCGGCGCGCTGGCGACGGGGCCATGCCCGCCGGAGGCGGCCGGCATGATGCGGGCATTGCATGATCGGATCGCGGGTGTGCCCGTGCCGCCGGGGCCGAGGGCTTTCTGGCAGTTCAACGAGGAGCGGCACGAGATCGTCAACGCGCTGATCGAGAACCGGGAACTGCGGGGGCTGCACGACCTCTATTACTTCAAGGTCGCGCCGTTCTGGTTCGCGCTTTATGCCGAGGCGCCGGAACGGGAGTTCACCCTGCTGGAGCGGGAGGTTCGGGAGACGGTGTTCTGGCTGGAGCAGGGCGACATGCGGGCGGTGGCGAACATGCAGGAGAACCATACCGCGATGGCCGCGCGCCGGGTGGAGGCCGGGTTTGCCACTGCGGAGGATGAGCCGGAAATCGCCCATTGA
- a CDS encoding maleate cis-trans isomerase family protein, with protein sequence MNTADPMTEAARAAILDEVRFDEGRNARAKIGFVLIPNEQTIEEDMLKYMPPGVGAYFSRAPMPRDITSDSLAQLKQSLAAAAGRILPDDGLDVVTLGCTSGTVAVGEAVACSELEKGAKGAVASTLAGAVRKALAAMGAAKIVLGSPYVPELNARMVRYLEDAGFEVLRAHGMGLNYDTEMIRVSPEYLMDYARAIDHPEADTVLLSCGALRSIDVIDRIEQALGKPAICSNQAMLWDVLRLAGVQDRLEGLGRLLREH encoded by the coding sequence ATGAATACCGCTGATCCGATGACCGAGGCCGCAAGGGCGGCGATTCTTGACGAGGTGCGATTTGACGAGGGGCGCAATGCGCGGGCGAAGATCGGGTTCGTGCTGATCCCCAACGAACAGACGATCGAGGAGGATATGCTGAAATACATGCCGCCGGGGGTGGGGGCGTATTTCAGCCGGGCGCCGATGCCGCGGGATATCACCTCGGACAGCCTTGCGCAGTTGAAGCAGTCGTTGGCCGCGGCGGCGGGGCGGATCTTGCCGGATGACGGGCTGGACGTGGTGACGCTGGGCTGTACCTCGGGGACCGTGGCTGTGGGCGAGGCGGTGGCCTGTTCCGAGCTGGAGAAGGGCGCCAAGGGGGCCGTGGCCTCGACCCTGGCGGGCGCGGTGCGCAAGGCGCTGGCGGCGATGGGAGCGGCGAAGATCGTGCTGGGCTCGCCTTACGTGCCGGAGTTGAACGCGCGGATGGTGCGGTACCTCGAAGACGCCGGGTTCGAGGTGCTGCGGGCGCACGGGATGGGATTGAATTACGACACCGAGATGATCCGGGTCTCGCCCGAGTACCTGATGGATTACGCGCGGGCGATCGACCATCCGGAGGCCGATACGGTGCTGCTGAGTTGCGGGGCGTTGCGCAGTATCGACGTGATCGACCGGATCGAGCAGGCGCTGGGCAAGCCCGCGATCTGTTCCAACCAGGCGATGCTGTGGGATGTGCTTCGGCTGGCCGGGGTGCAGGACCGGCTGGAGGGGCTGGGCCGGCTTTTGCGCGAGCATTGA
- a CDS encoding M24 family metallopeptidase: MHSNPFTDAELARRVAATRTEMAKRGLDMALFSSPENIFYLIGLDHWGYFAPHILLVPAQGDLTLITRQMEQVVIRNQVRNATFIGHTDSETAADVAVKHLNGQCGGLTLGLENWSSGLAYGMGHQLTNQIDAGEWQDITGMLDLMRLVKSPEEIVFMRAAAKAADAGTQAAIDAVHDGALETEVAAECLAAMTRAGGTPPGFGPFLRPAARMAEEHTSWGDGEHHQTVFLEVAGCVARYNAPMGRLVHIGYISEEDQQMAELSIRAFHATLDALKPGVTARDVYNGWQSVVDAAGLPTYRRHHCGYLVGIGFPPSWTGGPRVTGLRHDSDLEMKVGMTFHLMSWFTETGRGNYFVSNTVLLGPEGAEVLNDTHFGPHVK, from the coding sequence ATGCACTCGAACCCCTTCACCGATGCCGAACTGGCCCGCCGCGTCGCCGCCACCCGCACGGAAATGGCCAAACGCGGCCTCGACATGGCCCTCTTCAGCTCGCCCGAGAACATCTTCTACCTCATCGGTCTCGACCACTGGGGCTACTTCGCGCCCCACATCCTCCTCGTCCCGGCCCAGGGCGACCTCACCCTCATCACCCGCCAGATGGAACAGGTCGTCATCCGCAACCAGGTCCGCAACGCCACCTTCATCGGCCACACCGATTCCGAGACGGCCGCCGACGTCGCGGTGAAACACCTGAACGGCCAATGCGGGGGCCTTACCCTCGGCCTCGAAAACTGGTCCTCCGGCCTCGCCTACGGCATGGGCCACCAACTCACCAACCAGATCGATGCCGGGGAATGGCAAGACATCACCGGCATGCTCGACCTCATGCGCCTCGTCAAATCGCCCGAGGAAATCGTCTTCATGCGCGCCGCCGCCAAGGCGGCCGACGCCGGCACCCAGGCCGCCATCGACGCCGTCCACGATGGCGCCCTCGAAACCGAGGTCGCCGCCGAATGCCTCGCCGCCATGACCCGCGCCGGCGGCACGCCCCCGGGCTTCGGCCCCTTCCTCCGCCCCGCCGCCCGTATGGCCGAGGAACACACAAGCTGGGGCGACGGCGAACACCACCAGACCGTCTTTCTCGAGGTCGCCGGCTGCGTCGCCCGCTACAACGCGCCGATGGGCCGGCTCGTCCATATCGGCTACATCTCCGAGGAAGATCAGCAGATGGCCGAGCTCAGCATCCGCGCCTTCCACGCCACGCTCGACGCCCTCAAACCCGGCGTCACCGCACGCGATGTCTACAACGGCTGGCAATCCGTGGTCGACGCGGCGGGCCTGCCCACCTACCGCCGCCACCACTGCGGCTACCTCGTCGGCATCGGCTTCCCGCCGTCGTGGACAGGCGGCCCCCGCGTCACCGGCCTCCGCCACGATTCCGACCTCGAGATGAAGGTCGGCATGACCTTTCACCTCATGTCATGGTTCACCGAAACCGGCCGCGGCAACTATTTCGTCTCGAACACCGTTCTCCTCGGCCCCGAGGGCGCCGAAGTCCTCAACGACACCCATTTCGGCCCC